Genomic window (Synechococcus sp. LA31):
GAACAGCTCAAGGAGGCGCGTAAAGCCACCCAACAGCTGATTCAGGAAGCGGAGCAGGATTCCGACAAGCTCTATCGCGAAGCCCTGGCTATGGCCACGGCTGAAGCCAATGCCTCTCGTGAACAGGCGCGTCGTGAGATCGATGCACAACGGGAGTCGGCCCTTGGTCAGCTCAAGGGTGATGCCGAGAAGCTCGGTGACCTGATTGTCGACCGTCTGCTGGCCGCCAAATGACTATTCCTAGCCTTTTCGCCAATCACGGTGGCTTTGGTCTGAACCTCGATCTGTTCGAGACCAACATCATCAATCTGGCGATCGTCATCTTCGCTCTCTACAAGTTTCTGCCCAATTTCCTGGGCGGCATTCTTGAGCGGCGCCGGGCGATCATTCTGGCCGATCTCAAAGATGCCGAAGAGCGTCTGGCCGGTGCCACCACACAGCTCGCTCAGGCCCAGAAGGATCTTGCCGACGCGCAGCAGAAGGCTGAGCGGATCCGTGCGGATGGCAAAGCCCGTGCTGAGTCCATCCGTCTAGAGAGCGAAAGGCGCACCATCGACGAGATGGCTCGCCTCAAGCAGGGCGCAACGGCCGACATGAATGCTGAAGCCGCTCGCGTCAGCAATCAGCTCCGCCGTGAGGCCGCTCGCTTAGCGATCGAGAAGGCTCTAGCCACTCTCCCCGGCAAGCTCAGCCCTGAAGCTCAGGCACAGCTGCTCAGCCAGTCCATCAATACCCTGGGGAACGCCTGATGCCGTTGCTCAACACGATCACCACCCCCTACGCCGAAGCCTTCCTTCAGGTGGCTGAAAGCCGCAAGGAAGTCGACGAGGTGGTCGATCAGGCCAAGGCCGTTCTCGCCCTCTGGCATGAATCCCCCGAACTGCGCCAGGCCATGGCCTCGCCGGTGCTTGAGGTGGATGCCAAGAAGGCTGTTCTCGAGAAGCTGTTCAGTGATCAGCTCACGCCTTCGTTCCTCAACCTGCTGAAGCTGCTGGCCGATCGCCAGCGCATCGGTGTTCTCGATGCGGTGCTCGATCGCATGCTCGAGCTCTACCGCGAGCAGCGCAACATCGCCCTCGCCAATGTGATCTCGGCCACTGCTCTGAATGAAGAGCAGCAAGCTGAGCTCAGCAAGAAGGTTCAGGCCGTTGCCGGTACCGACAAGCTGGAGTTCAACCTCTCGGTAGATCCTGATCTGATCGGCGGTTTCGTCGTCAAGGTTGGCTCCAAGGTGATTGACGCCAGCCTCGCGGGTCAGGTGCGTCGCCTCGGACTAGCGCTGGCCAAGGTGAGCTAGCCCCGCACCCGAATCCTCTCCTCACCCCTCGTCCTCATCCTCCTCGCCTCCCATGGTTTCCATCCGCCCCGACGAGATCAGCGCGATCCTCAAGCAGCAGATCGCTGATTACGACAAGTCGGTCTCCGTCAGCAACGTCGGCACCGTGCTGCAGATCGGCGACGGCATTGCCCGCGTCTACGGCCTTGATCAGGTCATGGCCGGTGAGCTGGTGCAGTTCGAAGACGGCACCGAGGGCATCGCTCTGAACCTCGAAGACGACAACGTCGGCGCGGTGCTGATGGGTGAGGGCCGGGGTATCCAGGAAGGCAGCACCGTGAAGGCCACGGGAAAGATCGCCTCGGTCCCCGTGGGCGACGCCATGCTGGGCCGTGTGGTGAACCCACTGGGTCTGCCGATCGATGGCAAGGGTGACATCGCCACCAGCGAGACCCGCCTGATCGAGTCGATGGCGCCTGGAATCATCCAGCGCAAGTCGGTGCATGAGCCGATGCAGACCGGCATCACCGCCATCGACGCGATGATTCCCATCGGCCGCGGCCAGCGCGAGCTGATCATCGGCGACCGCCAGACTGGCAAGACTGCCATCGCGATCGACACGATCATCAACCAGAAGGGCGAAGACGTTGTCTGCGTCTACGTGGCCGTGGGCCAGAAGGCCGCTTCCGTGGCCAACGTGGTTGAAGTGCTGCGCGAAAAGGGCGCTCTCGATTACACCATCGTGGTGGCTGCTAACGCCTCCGAGTCGGCTGCTCTCCAGTACCTGGCTCCCTACACCGGCGCTGCCATCGCTGAGTCCTTCATGTACAAGGGCAAGGCCACGCTGGTGATCTATGACGACCTCACCAAGCAGGCTCAGGCCTATCGCCAGATGTCGCTGCTGCTGCGCCGTCCCCCCGGTCGTGAGGCCTACCCCGGCGACGTGTTCTATTGCCACAGCCGCTTGCTCGAGCGCGCCGCCAAGCTGAGCGATGCCATGGGCAAGGGTTCGATGACCGCCCTGCCGATCATCGAAACCCAGGCCGGCGACGTGTCGGCTTACATCCCCACCAACGTGATCTCGATCACGGACGGTCAGGTGTTCCTGAGCTCCGACCTGTTCAACTCCGGTCTGCGCCCCGCCATCAACGTGGGCATCTCGGTGAGCCGTGTGGGCGGTGCTGCCCAGACCAAGGCCATCAAGAAGATTGCCGGCACACTGAAGCTGGAACTGGCTCAGTTCGACGAACTGGCTGCCTTCTCCCAGTTTGCCTCCGACCTGGACGCCGCTACCCAGCAGCAGCTGGCCCGCGGTAAGCGTCTTCGCGAGATCCTCAAGCAGTCCCAGTTCAGCCCCCTAATCCTGGCTGAGCAGGTTGCTGTGGTCTACGCCGGCGTGAAGGGCATGATCGACGAAGTGCCTGTGGAGTCGGTGGTTCAGTTCTGCCGCGAACTGCGCGAGTACCTCAAGAGCAACAAGCCTGACTTCATCACCAAGATCCAAACCGAGAAGCAGCTCAGCGATGAAGCTGAAGCCATGCTCAAAGACGCCATCAACGAAGTGAAGTCGTCGATGCTGGCTGCGGCCTGATCCTGACGGTTAACCCGGAGAACCCCTTCCATGGCGAACCTCAAGGAGATCCGCGACAGGATCAGTTCCGTTAAGAACACCCGCAAGATCACCGAGGCCATGCGCCTGGTGGCCGCCGCCAAAGTGCGCCGAGCCCAGGAGCAGGTGCTGCGCAGCCGGCCGTTTGCCGACCGGCTGGCGCGGATTCTGGAAAATCTCCAGACCCGCATGCAGTTCGAATCGGTGGATGCTCCCCTGTTGGAGAGCCGCGAGGTGAGCACAATCACGCTGCTTGCCGTTACCGGTGATCGCGGGTTGTGCGGTGGCTACAACGCCAACATCATTAAGCGCACGGAGCAGCGTCACGCTGAACTCTCTGCTCAGGGCTTCAAGGTTGATTTGGTGTTGATTGGCCGCAAAGTGGCCACTTATTTCCAGAACCGCTCCAGCCAGTACTCCATTCGCGCCACCTTCATGGGGTTGGAGCAGGTGCCCAATGCTGCTGAAGCCGGCAAGATCTCGGAAGAAGTACTGGCTGAGTTTCTCTCTGGTACCACCGATCGCGTCGAGATCATCTTCACCAAGTTCATTAACTTGGTGAGCTCCAAGCCCGTGTCGCAGACCCTGTTGCCCCTGGATCCCCAGGGCATCGCCAGCCCGGATGACGAGATCTTCCGTCTCACCACCCGTGATGGTCAGCTCGGCGTGGAGAAGGGCTCGGTGGCCAACGAGCAACCTTCCCTGCCTTCCGATCTGGTGTTCGAACAGACCCCTGAGCAGCTGCTCAATGCTCTGTTGCCCCTCTATCTCCAGAACCAGCTGCTGCGCTCGCTCCAGGAAGCTGCTGCATCGGAGCTGGCCAGCCGGATGACGGCGATGAACAACGCCAGTGACAACGCCAAGGCGCTCGCCAAGACGTTGACCCTCGACTACAACAAGGCCCGCCAGGCCGCCATTACCCAGGAGATCCTGGAAGTGGTGGGCGGTGCGGCTGCCATGGCCTGATCGCTCGCAGCCAGCAAAAAACCTCGTCGGTCGGTCGCCGCCGCTTTGCGGATGCGACCTTCCCGGCGGGGTTTTTTGCTGGCTGGGCGTGGGGGTGTGTCGGCGGGGAGGATGAATGCAGCGGCGATTGAGCGTGGAACTGCTGGGCTTGTTTCCGTTGGCGTTGGGGCGGGTGCCGTTGCGTCTGGATCCTTGGGATCTGGCGTTGTTGATTCAGGAGGTGTTGGCCTTGCGCGGCGATGCTGAGGGCAATCCCACGCCTGGCTGCGCCTGGACAGGTGACATCAACGGCATCTGGCAGGTGCATCGGTTGGAGGCTTTTACGGCGATCACGGCGGAGGTGGAGCGCCAGGCCTGGGCGTATCTGAAGGAACTCGGTTTTCGTGAAGGCAGTGTGGCGCTGCATGTGCAGCGGGCCTGGCCGGTGGTGAGTGAGGTGGGCCAGGTGGTGGGCCGGCATCACCACCCCAACGCCCATCTCAGTGCGGTGCTGTATCTCAACGGCGATGGCAGCGGGCGCAGCGGCTGCCTGCGCTTGTTTCCCCGCCAGCACAGCAACGAGCTGGTAACGGGTTTGGCGGTCGGCCATGGCGGCCCGATTGAAGCGGATTCAGCGGGTGGCCAGCGTTGGAATGCTCCCTGGGTGGATGTGGCGCCGCAGGCCGGCCTGCTGGTGCTGTTCCCCGCCCAGACGGATCACGCCGTGACGGCTAACGACGACGAGGAGGACGTGCGCCTCTCGCTGGCTTTTGATCTGGCGCTCACCGCTCCCTTGGCCGGCCCCGCTGATGCGGCCCCGCCGGAATACCTGGCTCCCCACCCGGCTCAATGGACTGAGCTGCAGCAGCGGGCCGGTGATCCAGGACAATGAACGGCCACGTGCCCCAGCTGCCGCTGCGCCCCATGAGCGACACCTACACCGTTGTTTGCGAGATCAACGGCACCAGCCACAGTTTCAGCTGCAGCGCTGAGCAGACCGTGTTGGCTGCAGCCGAAGCGGCCGGGGTCGACCTGCCTAGCTCCTGCTGCTCCGGCGTATGCACCACTTGTGCTGCCCGTATCCATGAGGGAACCGTGCACCAGCCCGACGCCATGGGCGTGAAGGCCGAGCTACAGGAGCAGGGTTATGCGCTGCTGTGTGTGGCTTTCCCCCGCAGCGACCTCAAGCTCACCGCAGGCCAGGAAGACGCGCTCTACGAAGCCCAGTTCGGTCAGTACCAGAAGTGAGCAGGGGCCAGCTGCGGCCACTGCTGTTGCAGCTGGAACGCCAGAGCGGCTCGCTGCGCAGCCAGATCGAAGCAGCGGTGGCCGCTCACGGCACCCCTCTGCGCTGGGCGATCACCGCTGTGCAGCAGCGCGCTGATCAGCCAGCGCTGCTGCAGATCGAGGCCGTGGTGCTCAGCGCTGGCGATTGTCAGCAGGAGGATGCCTGATGAGCACGGCGCTTCCGCTCCCCACCCTGTTGGTGATTCCCACCGGCATTGGCTGCGCCGTGGGCGGCTACGCCGGTGATGCGCTGCCGGCGGCTCGCTTGTTGGCGGCGGCGAGTGGCTGCCTGATCACCCATCCGAATGTGATGAATGGCGCGGCGCTCTATTGGAGTGATTCGCGGATTCACTACGTGGAGGGCTCCAGCCTCGATCGTTTTGCGGCAGGCGCCTTGGCGTTGCAGCCGGTGCGGCAGCAACGGGTGGGGCTGCTGTTGGATGCTGGTATCGAGCCAGAGCTGCGCCAACGGCATCTGCAGGTGGCCGATGGCTGCCGCGCCACGCTTGGCCTGGATGTGGGTCCGGTGGTGACCACCGATCGCCCGCTGGAGGTGAGCCTCAGCCTGGGTGCCAGCGGGGTGAGCTGGGGGCAGTTGGGCCAGCCGGAGGCGCTGCTGCGGGCGGGCCTGGAGCTGAAAGCCGCTGGTGCCACGGCGATTGCCGTGGTGGCCCGCTTTCCCGATGATCCTGAAAGCGAAGCCCTGGCGGCCTATCGCCAGGGCAGTGGTGTGGATGCCCTCGCCGGCGCGGAAGCGGTGATCAGCCACCTGCTCAGCCGTGAGCTGGGCTTGCCCTGTGCCCATGCCCCGGCCCTTAGTCCGCTGCCCCTGGATCCCGATCTTGATCCCCGGGCCGCAGGTGAGGAGCTGGGCTTCACGTTCCTGCCCTGCGTGCTGGTGGGCTTGAGCCGGGCTCCGGATCTGGTGCCTGCGGCAGCAGGGGCTGCGGCGATACGGATCGAATCGGTGGGCGCGGTGATTGCTCCGGCCGGTGCCTTGGGAGGTGCAGCCGTGTTGGCCTGCGCTGAACGCGGCATTCCGGTGATTGCCGTGGAGAACCCCTGCCTGCTGGAGGTGACAGCCGAGGCTTTGGGGTTGGAGGTGATCCCGGCTGCCAGCTACAGCGAGGCCGCTGGCTTGGTGCTGGCCCTGCGCGAGGGGATTGCGCCGGGGGCTCTGCGCCGGCCGTTAGCTGCGTTGCAGCCGCAACCCTGATGGCAGGGTTTGGCACCAAAGGGCTGGCTCCTGAGCAGCCGTGCCCTTGCGGGGGGGCAACCTATGGCACCTGTTGCCGCCCACTGCACCGCCAGGAGCGTGCCGCAGCCACGGCAGAACAGCTGATGCGTTCGCGCTACAGCGCCTATGCCCTGGCGGAGATCGATCACCTGCTGCGCACTCAGCCCTCAGACCAACCGCTCCGGGATCGCCGCCGCTCCTTGGAGACCAACTGCCGCCAGTTGCGCTGGCGTGACTTGGAGATTCTCGCCACCGAGGCCGGTGGGCTGGATGATCTGCACGGCACCGTGACCTTCGCGGCCCACTACAGCGCCAGCGGTGAGCCTGGTGTGTTGCGGGAACGTTCGCGCTTTGGCCGCGAAGGCGGACGATGCAATGGAGCCTGGCTCTACCTCGAGGCGCTCGAGCTCAACGATTGAGACCGGAGCAAATGCGGTCGAGCACGGAGGCGCAGCGGGTGCTCGAGTGTGCCATGCATTCACCGCTGAGGGTTTCGAGCCAGAGCTCGCCGGTGCTGGCGATGTCGCTCCAGTCGGCCCACACGCGCACATAGTCGTTCACGCGGCGGCCGGCGCAGGGCCGCTCGAAGGCCATCAGGGTGCGCTGATCGGGCTGTTCCACCTCCAGGCCAAGTTGCTCCAGTAGCGGCCTGAGCAACTCGCCAGGGGAGTTGGAGCTGCGAAAGGGAACGAGCGCGCGGCAGTAGGCCATGGCGATGGTGAAGCCGTCCTCTCTACCTATGGACACCGGCCGGACTGGATCAGCCCTAGCTCACAATCTCTTCAGCTCAGGCAGGCCATCGGATGGCGCGTGGGTAGCCCCAGGGCCTTGGCCACCCCTGGATGGCAAACGGCACCACGCACGGTGTTGAGGCCCGATACCAGCTCCGGTCGATCGGTGACGGCTTCCACCAGGCCACGGCCGGCCACGGCGAGGATGTAGGGGAGGGTGACGCTCACCAAGGCCTCTGTGGAGGTAAATGGCACGGCGCCGGGCATGTTGCCCACGGCGTAGTGCTGTACGCCGTGAATGGTCACCACTGGATCGGTGTGGGTGGTTTCGCGGCTGGTGGCAATGCAGCCGCCCTGGTCGATGGCCACATCCACGATCACCGAGCCCGTTTGCATCTGAGCCACGAGCTCCTCGCTCACCAGGGTGGGTGCACGATCGCCAGGGAGCAGCACCGCGCCAATGAGCAGATCGGCGCTGGGCACCAGCCGCTCCAGCAAGCCGCGGCTGCTAACCAGGCTCACCAGGCGCCCCTGCCGCTGACCCTCCAACCGCCGCAACCGCTCGGGCGAGAGATCCAGCAGAAGCACCTCTGCGTCCATGGCGGCGGCCAGCCGCGCCGCATTCCAGCCCACGCTGCCGGCCCCCAGCACGACCACCCGCGCTGGCCGCACGCCGGTGCAGCCGCCGATCAAGACGCCACGGCCGCCCTGGGGTTTCTCCAGCAGCCTGGCGCCCACCTGCGCCGCGAGGCGGCCAGCGATTTCGCTCATCGGTGCCAGCAGCGGCAGGCTGCCGTCGTCGAGCTGCACGGTTTCATAGGCGATGGCCGTGGTGCCGGCATCGAGCAGGGCACGGCCTACGGCGGGATAGGCGGCAAGGTGCAGATAGGTGAACAGCACCAGATCACGCCGCAGAAAGCCGAATTCCTCTGGCTGTGGCTCCTTCACCTTCACCACCAGGTGCGCACCCCAGGCTTCCGCTTGATCCACCACGGCCGCCCCTGCGGTTTCAAACGCCGCATCGCTGATGCCAGCGCCTTCGCCGGCTCCCTGCTCGATGCGCACCTGCAGGCCATGGCTCACCAGCTCCCGCACCGCATCGGGTGTGAGGGCAACCCGCCGTTCATCGGGTTTGATTTCCCGCGGCACGCCGATGCTGGCGATCGGGGCGATGGAGCCGGCCATGGGGCACCCGCGGGGCTGGTCAGCCTTCAGCTTGGCGCTGCTGGCAGGGGTTGGCCACTGCACGCGTTTGAGCATCGGCTCACGCCGCGCGATGCGTTGGGTGCCGCACCGTTGATCAGGCCGCTGCGATCGGCATCCGCCAGCCGCTACCGAAGGAGCGTTGGCCGAGCTTGAGCACCGGTGGCGCTTGTCGGCGTTTGAACTCCGCGCGTCGTAGCAGCTGCATCACGCGATCGGCCATAGCCCGATCGACACCACTGGTGACAAGCTCTTCCGGGCTTTGGTGCTCTTCGAGCAGCGCCTGGAGAACAGGGTCGAGCACCGCGTAGTCGGGCAGCGAATCGCTGTCTTGTTGGTCGGGCCGTAATTCGGCGCTCGGCGGTTTGTCGCGAATCGCGAGGCCGATCAGTTCACCGTTAGGCGGAAAACCCAGATCCTGGCGGCAGTGTGTGGCTTGCGGCGAATCCAGCCAGGCGCAGAGGCTGAACACGCCGGTTTTGTAGAGGTCGCCGATCACGGCCAGGCCGCCATTCATGTCGCCATAGAGGGTGCAGTAGCCCACCGCCAGTTCCGACTTATTGCCGGTGGCGAGCAGCAGTTGGCCCTGCTGGTTGGCCACCGCCATCAGCAAGGTCCCGCGGATCCGCGATTGCAAGTTTTCAGCCGTGAGCCCTTCGGGTACCGCGCTCAGTGGCGGTGTGAGGGCGGTGTCGAAGCTCGTCATCAGCGCCTCGATCGGCACGGTGTGGGTGGCGATCCCCAACCGATTGGCCAGGGCAAGGGAGTCGTTGATCGATCCGGGCGAGCTCCAGGGCGAGGGCATCAACAAAGCCTTCACATTGTCTGGACCCAAAGCCGCTGCGGCAATCGCTGCCACCAGGGCTGAATCGATGCCGCCGCTGAGCCCCAGCAACGCCTTGCCGAAGCCGCACTTACGCGCGTAATCACGCACCCCCAGCACCAAGGTGCGTAGCAGCAGTTCGTTGGGGTCCGGCAGGGCGGCGGCTCTATCACAGCTCCCACGGGCTGGCGTTGTGGTGTCCCAAATGCCCAGATCAGGTGTGGCGAAGGCCAGCTGGCATTGGATCCTTCCGCTCGCTGCTGCCACAAAACTGCCGCCGTCGAACACCAGTTCGTCGTTGCCGCCCACCTGGTTCACGTACACCACCGGGCAGTGCAGGCGCCGCGCCGCCGCCGCCGCCAGTTCGCGCCGCAGCTGCGCTTTGCCGTCACCAAAGGGTGATGCCGAGAGGTTGATCAGCAGATCGGGCTGGAGCGTCTGCAACTCCGCCACGGGGTCGGCGCCCAGCAGCCGCTGCGGGTACAGCTCCTCCTCCACCCAGAGGTCTTCGCAGATGGTGAGGCCAAGGCGCCAGCACTGTCCGCCCCGCTCCAGCTCCAGCAAGTAGGGCTCATCGGCGGGGCGGAAATAGCGCTGCTCGTCGAACACGTCGTAGCTGGGCAGTAGCCGTTTGCGCGCCACGATCCGCCAGTCACCGTGCTCCACCAGGGCAGCGCTGTTGAACAGATCAGGCTGTTGGCCATCGCCGGCGGGCTCGCTCACGCCAAGCAGCAACGCCAGCCCCTCAGGGAGGTCAGAGGCCAGTCGCTCCAGCACCTCTTGTTGCCGCTGCCGCAGGGCTGGCCGCAGCAGCAGATCGCGGGGGGGATAGCCCCAGAGGGCCAGCTCCGGCGCCACCACCAGATCGGCTCCCTGGAGAGCGGCGGCTTGGCAGGCCGCCAGAAGCTGGGCACCATTGCCGGCCAAATCGCCCACCAGCGGATTGATCTGGGCGAGGGCGAGGCGCATCGGTTAACGGGGCGTGTGGGAGGGCTGCTGCCCCAGGCCATAGAGATTGTGACGAACCAGTTCAGCCCACAACGCCGCCGGCACCTGTTCGGGGCTGGGATGGCGGCGGATTGCCGAGCTCGCGGTGGCTGGCACCGGCAGGTGCACGAGCTCTGGCTGCCCGCCTAGCGATCGAATCGCATCCAGCGCTGCCGGATCGAGCACAAACCCCTGGCGAGGCACCACTGCCAGCCGGCAGCGCTGCAGCAGCTCGTCGGCCTTCCACCAGCTCGGCACCTGAGCGGCCAGATCGCCCCCCACCACAAACACCAGCTCTTGACTCGGCCAGCGCTCGGCTGCCCGCTCCAGTGTGATCAACGCCCGTGGGTGGCTGAGCGCCTGAACGTGGTGGATGCGTGGATCGCCGAGGGCTTCCACCAAGGCGCCCAGCAGCTGCGCCCGCAGCTCTAAAGGTGCACCGTGCTGTTTGAACGGGTTATCGCTGGCCCAGGTGGCCACCTGGCCGTAGTGCTCGGCCAACCCCTCCAGCAGCGCCCGGTGGCCTTCGGTGGGGGGGTCGGCGCTGGTGCCGAGCAGGGCCAGGGCGGGCGTGGCGCTCATGGCAGCAGCGGTTTCAGGGCTGCAGGCCGGCTGCTTTTCTCCTGCCATTGCTGCAGCCAGGCCCGGGCCTGAGGGTCTTGGTGGGCCAGTCGCCGCAGCAGCGACGCGGGGCGCAGCCGGCCCCGTTCGGCGCTCCGCAGCAGTTCGGCGGCGGCTAGTCGGCCGGTGAGCCGGGTGGTGTGCACGGCTAGCGCCGCCTGGGCCAGGGCCACCGGCGCCGCTGGCGCCAGGCTCAGGCCCCCGCTCAGGGGAGCGGCGAGCAGCAACACCTGGCGCAGGCCACCCAGCAGCAGTTGGATGCCCACCTGGGTGCCTCCAAGCAGGGCGTTCTGGGCTGACAGCCGCGTGAGCAGGGTGCGGGCACCGCCGCCACCCAGCTCCAGGCCGTAGAGCTCGCAGAGCTGCACCACCAGGGCGGTGTCGAGCGCAATGCCGCCGGCGAGATCCAACAGCAGTAAGGGATTGGCGGCCACACCCGTGGCCTTGAGCGCGGCGTAGCGGCCGATCAGAGCCTGGGCGCCGTCTTTGCCACGCCGCAGCCGCCACTGGTGCAGCCGCTGGGCGAAGCGATCAGCCGCCCGCAGACCGTTGAGCCCCAGGAGCAGCGCGCCGTGATGACCAAGCAGCTGGAGCAGGGCCCGGCGCAGCGGCGCCACCTGGGGCGGCATCGGTTCACTGCGCACGCGGCCATCGGCTAACACCGTGGCCCGCCGCGGCGCCGAGGCCACCGGCAAAAGATCCAGATCGCGGTGGGCTGGTGGGAGGCGCCGGCGGATGCTGCTGATCAGGGTGTCGCGTTGATCCTCTGGCCAGCAATCGATCCGGTTGAGCACTAGCAGCACCGGCTTGCCCGCAGCCAACAATGGCTCCAGAGCCTCAGCTTCCGGTGTCGTGAGGTCGCTGTCGAGCACCAGCAGCACCAGATCCGCTCCCATGGCCACCCGGGCCGCTAGACGCTGCCGGGCCCGGGCAGCGATCTCATCGATGCCGGGGGTGTCCACCAGATCCACCCCCGCCAGGCCTGGGATGCGAACGCCCCAGGGGCGCCTCTGCTGACGTCGGGTGCAGCCATGGGCCACATCGGTGGCAAAGGCTTGCTCCTCCATCAGTGCGTTCAGCAGGCTGGATTTGCCCACACCCACCCGGCCAAACACCGCCACGCGCAGGCGCCGCTGTTGCAACGCCAGCAACTGCTGATCAAGCCCTTGGAGGTCTGGGCCCAGAGCGCTGCGCTCGCGGTCGCTCAGCCGCAGCCCACTGCGCCACTCGCCCAGCAGCAGCTCACAGCGCTCAGCGGTGGAGGGGGAACGCAAAGGCGGCGGTGGTAACGCCATGCATTGAAGCGGTTGTGCCATCGTCGCGCTCAGCCCCGCTCGCTTCCATGCTGATCAGCCCAGCCGTGTACGCCGAGCGCCGCGCCCGTTTCTTCCAGGCTCTCGGTGGTGCCGCCGCGGTGCTGCCCGCGGCCCCGCTGGTGACCCACCATGCCGATTGCGAGTGGCCGTTCCGCCAGAACAGCGACTTCTGGTATCTCACCGGCTTCGATGAGCCCGATGCAGTGGCGTTGTTCCTGCCGCACAGGCCTGAAGGGGAGCGCTTTGTGCTGTTCGTGAACCCCAAGGAGCCGAGCGCCGAGGTGTGGAACGGTTTTCGCTGGGGGTGTGAAGGCGCGGTGGCGCAGTTTGGCGCGGATCTGGCCCATCCCCGCAGCGAGCTGGCCCAGCGCCTGCCGGAGTACCTGAGCGGTGCTGAAGGCATCGCCTTTCGGGTGGGCAAGCATGCAGCGGTGGAGCCGCTGGTGCTGCAGGCTTGGGCCGGCCAGCTAGATCGCGCGCCCCGCAGCGGGGCTGCTGCTTTGGGGCTGGTGGCTCCCTGCCCACTGCTGCACGCGCTGCGGCTGCGCAAGAGTCCCGAGGAGCTGGATCGCATGCGCGAGGCGGCTCGCATCTCGGCGGAGGCCCATGAGCTCGCGCGCCAGGTGGCGCGGCCTGGATTGAACGAGCGCCAGGTGCAGGCGGTGATCGAGCAGCACTTCCTGGAGCAGGGCGCCCGCGGCGCGGCGTACAACTCGATCGTGGCCGGAGGCGATAACGCTTGCGTGTTGCACTACACCTCGAATAACGCCCAGTTGCGCGATGGCGACCTGCTCCTGATCGATGCCGGCTGCTCCCTGAACGACTACTACAACGGAGACATCACCCGCACCTTCCCGATTAACGGCCACTTCACTGGCGAGCAGCGGGCCCTCTACGAGCTGGTGCTCGCGGCCCAAGAGGCCGCCGTGGCCGCTGTGGCACCGGGACAAACCGCTGAAGGCGTGCATGAGACAGCCGTACGCGTGCTGGTGCAGGGCCTTGTGGATCTAGGGCTTCTGGCCGGCGAGATCGACGGAATCATCGAGCAGGGTGCCTACCGCCACCTCTACATGCATCGCACCGGCCATTGGCTAGGCCTCGATGTGCACGATGTGGGCGCCTATCGCCTCGGTGAGCACCACAACGCGCTCGAGCCCGGCATGGTGCTCACCGTTGAACCGGGTTTGTATGTGAGCGATCGCCTGGCGGTACCTGAGGGGCAGCCTGCGATTGAGGACCGCTGGAAGGGCATTGGGATCCGCATCGAAGATGACGTAGCGGTGACCGAGCACAGCCACGAAAACCTCACGGCTTCGGCACTCAAGGCCCCGGCAGCGATGGAGCGCTAGCCGAGCACTGGCTCCAAGGCCGCCAGCACCGCAAGGGTGGTTGGGATCACCGCATCGGCGCCCGCCTCGAGGAGCTGCGCTTCGTAGAGGCCGCGCCGTTCACGCTCGTCGGGGCTGTGCAGGTGGGGTGGTGCCACCGCCAGGCTCAGGAAGCGCTGCTGCGGTTGCTCCTGGCGAGCGCGCTGCACGGTGAGCACATCGGCCACGGTGTCGCCTAGGTAGGCCACCGGGGTGGTGCTGGTGTCCAGGGGGCCGCACAGCTCGCTGGCCAGGTGCAGAAAGCCTGTGGGATCGGGTTTGTCGGGGGCATCTCCCATGGCGATCAGGGGTGGGTGGCTCAGCCCCAGCCGCTGTTCGAGCACAAACCGGGCCGAGGGTGGTTCGGCACCGCTCACAAAGCCCCAGGCCACGCCGGCGGCGCTCAGCTGCTCAAAAAACT
Coding sequences:
- a CDS encoding NAD+ synthase, translated to MRLALAQINPLVGDLAGNGAQLLAACQAAALQGADLVVAPELALWGYPPRDLLLRPALRQRQQEVLERLASDLPEGLALLLGVSEPAGDGQQPDLFNSAALVEHGDWRIVARKRLLPSYDVFDEQRYFRPADEPYLLELERGGQCWRLGLTICEDLWVEEELYPQRLLGADPVAELQTLQPDLLINLSASPFGDGKAQLRRELAAAAARRLHCPVVYVNQVGGNDELVFDGGSFVAAASGRIQCQLAFATPDLGIWDTTTPARGSCDRAAALPDPNELLLRTLVLGVRDYARKCGFGKALLGLSGGIDSALVAAIAAAALGPDNVKALLMPSPWSSPGSINDSLALANRLGIATHTVPIEALMTSFDTALTPPLSAVPEGLTAENLQSRIRGTLLMAVANQQGQLLLATGNKSELAVGYCTLYGDMNGGLAVIGDLYKTGVFSLCAWLDSPQATHCRQDLGFPPNGELIGLAIRDKPPSAELRPDQQDSDSLPDYAVLDPVLQALLEEHQSPEELVTSGVDRAMADRVMQLLRRAEFKRRQAPPVLKLGQRSFGSGWRMPIAAA
- a CDS encoding DUF3326 domain-containing protein translates to MSTALPLPTLLVIPTGIGCAVGGYAGDALPAARLLAAASGCLITHPNVMNGAALYWSDSRIHYVEGSSLDRFAAGALALQPVRQQRVGLLLDAGIEPELRQRHLQVADGCRATLGLDVGPVVTTDRPLEVSLSLGASGVSWGQLGQPEALLRAGLELKAAGATAIAVVARFPDDPESEALAAYRQGSGVDALAGAEAVISHLLSRELGLPCAHAPALSPLPLDPDLDPRAAGEELGFTFLPCVLVGLSRAPDLVPAAAGAAAIRIESVGAVIAPAGALGGAAVLACAERGIPVIAVENPCLLEVTAEALGLEVIPAASYSEAAGLVLALREGIAPGALRRPLAALQPQP
- a CDS encoding nicotinate-nucleotide adenylyltransferase, with amino-acid sequence MSATPALALLGTSADPPTEGHRALLEGLAEHYGQVATWASDNPFKQHGAPLELRAQLLGALVEALGDPRIHHVQALSHPRALITLERAAERWPSQELVFVVGGDLAAQVPSWWKADELLQRCRLAVVPRQGFVLDPAALDAIRSLGGQPELVHLPVPATASSAIRRHPSPEQVPAALWAELVRHNLYGLGQQPSHTPR
- the ald gene encoding alanine dehydrogenase codes for the protein MAGSIAPIASIGVPREIKPDERRVALTPDAVRELVSHGLQVRIEQGAGEGAGISDAAFETAGAAVVDQAEAWGAHLVVKVKEPQPEEFGFLRRDLVLFTYLHLAAYPAVGRALLDAGTTAIAYETVQLDDGSLPLLAPMSEIAGRLAAQVGARLLEKPQGGRGVLIGGCTGVRPARVVVLGAGSVGWNAARLAAAMDAEVLLLDLSPERLRRLEGQRQGRLVSLVSSRGLLERLVPSADLLIGAVLLPGDRAPTLVSEELVAQMQTGSVIVDVAIDQGGCIATSRETTHTDPVVTIHGVQHYAVGNMPGAVPFTSTEALVSVTLPYILAVAGRGLVEAVTDRPELVSGLNTVRGAVCHPGVAKALGLPTRHPMACLS
- a CDS encoding YchJ family protein — translated: MRSRYSAYALAEIDHLLRTQPSDQPLRDRRRSLETNCRQLRWRDLEILATEAGGLDDLHGTVTFAAHYSASGEPGVLRERSRFGREGGRCNGAWLYLEALELND
- a CDS encoding DUF697 domain-containing protein, which gives rise to MAQPLQCMALPPPPLRSPSTAERCELLLGEWRSGLRLSDRERSALGPDLQGLDQQLLALQQRRLRVAVFGRVGVGKSSLLNALMEEQAFATDVAHGCTRRQQRRPWGVRIPGLAGVDLVDTPGIDEIAARARQRLAARVAMGADLVLLVLDSDLTTPEAEALEPLLAAGKPVLLVLNRIDCWPEDQRDTLISSIRRRLPPAHRDLDLLPVASAPRRATVLADGRVRSEPMPPQVAPLRRALLQLLGHHGALLLGLNGLRAADRFAQRLHQWRLRRGKDGAQALIGRYAALKATGVAANPLLLLDLAGGIALDTALVVQLCELYGLELGGGGARTLLTRLSAQNALLGGTQVGIQLLLGGLRQVLLLAAPLSGGLSLAPAAPVALAQAALAVHTTRLTGRLAAAELLRSAERGRLRPASLLRRLAHQDPQARAWLQQWQEKSSRPAALKPLLP